CTGAAAGAGATCCATTATGGAGATGCAGGAAATCATAGCAGAATGAGATCGTTATCGGACAAGGCAAAAATGCAGGGGTATTACTGGCCGCACATGATAAGAGATGCAACCAGGATGTCTAGAAGATGTGAATAATGTCAACGGTTTGTAAAAAAGATCCATGCTCCCGCAAAAAAGTTAAATTCCGTAGACAGTCCGTGGCCTTTCTCCAAATGGGGAATAAACatcgttggacccctgattgaagggtcagggaaaagacgattcttaatcgtagccacggactacttaaGTAAGTGGGTGGAGGCCAAGGCTCTGGCTAGAATCCGCGACTCAGACGTGTTCaccttcatcttccaaaatatcatTTGCAAGTTTGGTATCCCGGCGGAAATTGTCtccgacaatggcaagcaattgcaagggaagaacattgacatgctcttcaATTCTTTCAAAATCAggaagaacaagtcaacaccaatctATCCCCAGAGCAATGGGTAGGCCGAAGCTACAAACAAGACTATATCCCTCATCCTCAATAAACAATTATATGAACACAAGAAACgctggtgtgaacagctacacaacgtTTTATGGGCCTACCGAACCACACGTCGGTCCGCCACCGGTAAATTTCTTTCCTCTTTACCTATGGGGCCGAAGCGGTCATACCAACGGAAATCcttatgccaaccacgaagaccgaggcATAGGAAAAGAATCTCAccacagacatgatgttagaaaggctagatgacttggaggaaagaagggaagcagcgtTACAAAGGATGGAAAACTACCAGCAAAGattagcaagggagtacaataaAAAGGTTAAGCTTATGAATTTTGTATAAGGGAAGTATGTGCTGAGAACTATACCCCAATACCAGCGAGAGAAAAAATGGGGTAAACTAGCACCAACGTGGGGAGGACCATTTGTTATTCATGACATCGCAGGAAACGGGTCATACTACCTGCGTAACCTCAAAGGAGAAGTCCTcagacacccttggaatgctaaatatctcaagccatactatccaTAATGCAACGAAGATCTGCACctgcgtgaagagtaccagaagaagaaagcagcGTATCcgctcgacatgtttctatctctggacgaggagtagaaGTCCTCGATCTATCAATCAAAACAATCTAACTTTTTGCAAAATCTATCTATTGGGGAAAGTATTCACTTACAATCTCTCAGGACCCCCCATAAGTGTTTATAAGTGTAAGACCATGGGggaggcatccagcagaaagagatacccaaccaattttaaggcagcggttCAGCGGAATGGGTGCTTGTAAATATTGCAATAACACACCACATACCCGGGGACGCTTcctcgacccccaccgtctgggaatcctctagCCCAAGATTAGCCAGGGGGGGGGGGACATGTCTCAATATGACCACGAAGGTGCACACCTTTGGCATCGCAATCAAACACTTTTATCAGTTAAATTTAACTAGCTAAGTATCTAAAACAATAACTGACCTAATGTTGCAGGAAGGAGGGAAATTGTAAATATACCAAAAAAGCTATGATCTATtccataaaagttgattacaagatcgAGGAAAGCACAAGAAAACAATAATATATCCAAAAAATGGCCCGAAGccaagtaatcaacaaagatcaactttctataatggaaaaaaaaatctattttccctTAGATGACTCAGCGTGGTCAGCGAGATTCTTATTCTGAGACGAAGGAACACTCCCACCCGAAGAAGGACCAGAGGAGAAAGTCAAGGGTTCAGGCATGGagcgacgaggatagttcttgaTAATATTATAATCCCTTAGGAGGCCTTGCTCGACCCTTGTCAAAACTTTGTTGACCTCCTCAGCCAACTGACAGCGAGCCTTGTGACCAATAACAGTAGCCCGAAGCTCAGATTGGGACAATGAAGAAGTCAACTGGGCACTTTCTTAGCTGCTTCCTTTGCCGCCTCATCACGAGACCCAGCTAAACCTTTGTAATACGATGTCTGGCTCTCCTGCTGCACtagggaagattgagccttttcaatcTTTGCATTTGCAGCGAcaagctgtccctcgagctctaCACAAGGAAAGAACGCGACATATAAGGAATCAGAGAAACAAGTTTACTCACCAAAAAATAAACATATACCTCTGACTCTAGCCGAAGATGTCTCTAAATCATAAACAACAGCGTTGCGGCCTTCAGCGAGAAAATCGAACTCATCGgatattttcttataatccaactGAAGATTTGAGAGAGTATATCGACTCTCatctaactctacctgcttcatagAATCCTTGTGACGAAGGTGATTAACTTTATCATTCATTTTTTCTATCCCTTTATTAAGCCTATACATATTCATctcgagattcctctcagactcaacCATATGAGCAACGTCTGCTCGAGAAGCAATCAAGGTATTGCTAAGGGCATGGGCTTCGGCCCTAGCATCGTCACTCTCTTGAACGATCTGATGTATATAATTGGTAACCTCAGGATCATGAGAAGAGCGAGCTTGACTTAGATCCCCTTCTAACTGCTCTACCTTTTCCGCCAAGCTAGAGGCATGTTCAGTTGCCTCAAGAAGATTCCCACGAAGGGTGATAAGACTATTCTGCATATCATAAATTAGGTTCTTTTAACCCGCCATCCTGCTAACATCTTGTTATGCTCGTCGGCCCGAGCGCTCCACTTAGTGGCTTCGCTCTCAATCTTCTCCACTAACTCTTTGATACGAGAGGCTTGTCGAACCCTCTccttccgaagccatatcaactctCGATTGTCACCCGTTGGAGATATGGCGGGGACTCAGACAGAACATTAAGAAGACTAAGGAAGAATACGAAGAGAAGGTAGCGGAGAAAAACAAACCTTTAACAGACGAAGAGCCCTTACGAGCTTCCTCCAACTCGCTGCGAGTGAGGGCCAAATCCAGTCGAAACTGCTCTTTCTTAGCGCCCAGTTGCTCTTTCCCTTtcaatatattcttcaaatcctgAATCTCTTTATCTTTAGCATAGATGAGAGACTCATCGGTGCTCAATTCCTCTTCTCGATGACGAAGTTTGGCCTCAAGCTTAAGGGCCTTTGCCCTGAAAAACTGGTACAGAGTATGGTTGCAATACTCACTCATCATCATCTGATTAAGCAAATAATGAGCGAGAGTAGAAGTCAAATTTTATTCTCACGAATCATAAATAATGATC
This is a stretch of genomic DNA from Papaver somniferum cultivar HN1 chromosome 1, ASM357369v1, whole genome shotgun sequence. It encodes these proteins:
- the LOC113304170 gene encoding uncharacterized protein LOC113304170, with amino-acid sequence MSEYCNHTLYQFFRAKALKLEAKLRHREEELSTDESLIYAKDKEIQDLKNILKGKEQLGAKKEQFRLDLALTRSELEEARKGSSSNSLITLRGNLLEATEHASSLAEKVEQLEGDLSQARSSHDPEVTNYIHQIVQESDDARAEAHALSNTLIASRADVAHMVESERNLEMNMYRLNKGIEKMNDKVNHLRHKDSMKQVELDESRYTLSNLQLDYKKISDEFDFLAEGRNAVVYDLETSSARVRELEGQLVAANAKIEKAQSSLVQQESQTSYYKGLAGSRDEAAKEAAKKVPS